AGCTTGCCTCATACAGCTTTTAATTCAGGAGGAAAAAGTACTATAAAAGCTACTATAATATTAGAAGCGTCAGGATTGATGACGATTAATGAGAATAGTGCTCAAACAGTTAATGATCAGATTACGGATTTGAAAAAAAATACGGTTGATTTTAGCGGTAAGATTCATCAACCTCCTTTTTTAAAATTAGTATGGGGTACGTTGTCTGTATTTTATTGCAGAGCAACAAATATTAAGATTGACTATCAAAAATTTGACGAAGATGGAGTTCCACTTATCGCCCAGGCAGAACTTGATTTTGTAGAAGATGAAGATTTTGGAACTCAACAGAAAAAAAACAACAAACAATCTCCAGATCTCTACCATGTCCATCGGGTGGAAGAGAGCCAATCTTTAGCCTATATTTCCTATTTATACTATAACAATGTGGATCATATTCAGCTGATTGCACAGGCCAATGAACTTGACAATTTATATGCCTGTAAGCCAGGGGATGAACTACTTATTCCACCCTTAAACCCACTTCAATCATGAATCAGGCTATAACCGTTACTTTAACAGGTAAGAAACAAAAAGATGTGGGTGATGCACTCATTCATTTAAAAACAGAACATCAGGTCAATCAGGTTCCCTTTGCTGAGCTAACCATGGTCACTGGGAATTTTCCTAATACAGATTATCCCTTATTCTCTGAAGATGACTATAAAATTGGAAAGGAGCTGGCCATTAGTATACGGTATGAAGGACAGAAAGAAATTGATCACAAAATATTTAAAGGGATCATAACTCAAAGAGCTTTTGAGTCTGTTGAAGAAGTTCCTGCTATCAAACTAAAAGTAGAAGATCCTTCTTTCAGACTTAAAAATCAGGCGGGTGTTTATTTCTATCAGAAGAAAAACGGTTTGGAAATCATTAAAAAGAGACTCAATGACTGTAAAGGGCTAAGTGTGGGAAAGACGAATAGCCGTTTGAATCAACCTAAATATGAGCAGAAGATTAGCCTTAACCAAACAGCTTGGGAAGAAATAGGAATGACGCTTCAGTCCTGCGGATTGGTTATGGCTTGGCAGGATGGAAAACTTAGTGTTTTAGATTATTCGGATACTTCCTCTACTTATAAACTGACTATTGATCAGGATGAAATCGTGGATATTTCCTTGAATCAAAAAGCCAATCATCTTTCCAAAGAAGCTCAAGTGTCCTATTGGGATCCGAAGAATAATAAGATCAAAGAAAAGAAGGAAAAAAGTATCCCTTTGGCCTCTGATGTTGATGCGCCAAAAATGGAAACGAATACCCTTGATCTCACAGAGATTGCTGAAGCCGAACATGCCTTACAATCTTTTTTGCTACAACAAAAAATGATGGCATGGGAAGGGGGAGTTACCGTTATTGGAGATGCTAGTGTGAATCTGATGCAATCTCTTCAGTTGCTTAAAGTACCAAAAGGTTACGAAGAGAAGATTCCTATCACTAAGGTGACACATTATATTGAAAAAGGCGTATGGTATACCCAAATAGGAGTGGGGATGCAATCGGAAGACTTTTTTGAGGAAAAATCTACTGAATTTGATATGCAATTAGGGGAGGTCCAAAGTTTACAAAAAGATCCCCAAGGTCTTGGACGTATACCGATTAAGATTGCTGCTTTTGGCAAAGAGACTTTTTGGGCTTTCTTAGGTCAGCTGTCCGCAGGTTCTTCTCAGAGTTATTTCAGAATTCCTCAAAAAGGAGAAACCGTTTGTGTGGCTTTTTTGCATGGTAGTTTGAGCCAGGGAATTATCTTAACTTCTTCCTATTTGGGAAATAAAAATCCTCCTAGTCCCTTTAAGCTATCGAGTGATACACCAATGGGCTTTTTATCTGAAGGGAAATTACAAATCCTCTTTGAAGATAAAAAACATTCTATAAAAATGCATACGCCAGATAACCATCAGGTGATTTTGGGAAAAAGCGAAGGCGTAAAAGTCGAAAGTAAAGGAGGGATAGATCTTAATAGCAGCAAAAAAATGTCCCTCAAGGCTTCTGGAGGAAATATTGACTTAAAAGGGCGTTCCATTAATTTAAATTAAACCATCATGAGTAGAGCAGCAGCAGTAAAGAAAAATGACACCTTTAAATCTTCAACCGATTTGCATTTGGTACAAATTCCTATGCCCTTTGTGGGCATGGTAACCCTTCCTTTGCCTCATACTTTTCATGGTAAATTTACTCAGGGCCTAAGCACAAATGTAAAAGTAGAAGGAAAACCCGCAGCTAAACAGTTTAGCGGAGGAAAGAATGATCCCAAACATGTGGCTAAAGGAATCAAATTTATGGTTAATCCGACGAACAAAGGAAATGTAATGCTGGCGAGTAAGAAGGTGAAAATTAATCATTTTGGAGCGGTTAATATTAAACATAAGGTATTCACTTGTAATGATCCAGCTCCATTACCCATGGGCAAGATTAAAGGGAAATCATCTGTAAATCTATCTTAATCTTTGAAGCAAAATGAATC
The Aureibacter tunicatorum DNA segment above includes these coding regions:
- a CDS encoding phage baseplate assembly protein V, whose amino-acid sequence is MNQAITVTLTGKKQKDVGDALIHLKTEHQVNQVPFAELTMVTGNFPNTDYPLFSEDDYKIGKELAISIRYEGQKEIDHKIFKGIITQRAFESVEEVPAIKLKVEDPSFRLKNQAGVYFYQKKNGLEIIKKRLNDCKGLSVGKTNSRLNQPKYEQKISLNQTAWEEIGMTLQSCGLVMAWQDGKLSVLDYSDTSSTYKLTIDQDEIVDISLNQKANHLSKEAQVSYWDPKNNKIKEKKEKSIPLASDVDAPKMETNTLDLTEIAEAEHALQSFLLQQKMMAWEGGVTVIGDASVNLMQSLQLLKVPKGYEEKIPITKVTHYIEKGVWYTQIGVGMQSEDFFEEKSTEFDMQLGEVQSLQKDPQGLGRIPIKIAAFGKETFWAFLGQLSAGSSQSYFRIPQKGETVCVAFLHGSLSQGIILTSSYLGNKNPPSPFKLSSDTPMGFLSEGKLQILFEDKKHSIKMHTPDNHQVILGKSEGVKVESKGGIDLNSSKKMSLKASGGNIDLKGRSINLN
- a CDS encoding PAAR domain-containing protein, whose amino-acid sequence is MSRAAAVKKNDTFKSSTDLHLVQIPMPFVGMVTLPLPHTFHGKFTQGLSTNVKVEGKPAAKQFSGGKNDPKHVAKGIKFMVNPTNKGNVMLASKKVKINHFGAVNIKHKVFTCNDPAPLPMGKIKGKSSVNLS